In Cryptomeria japonica chromosome 1, Sugi_1.0, whole genome shotgun sequence, the sequence tattcatctgcacattggtacaccaatgtatgggaaacctctttgcattaagaggtaatgactgaccagttttgggatcaataaaaagggcacatatttgttgtttactaatatttttattttttactccattgtatgatagcccatcgacagagaattgacgacacctatccctaaagcttccccatttggtaatttgtgtggaaacagctatgaCACCACTagttaatgtttctaggctagtggcgagggattgatgatgctcaagttcaaaagttcaatttaacaatcagtctattgattttagatgtattttgtcctaactgattaattaattgctcctgtgtttcgggtgtgcggtcaaaaggaggaattgggggttgttcttgtgtgttttcaggaggtgtatTTGGCTGTTCTTGTGGGTTttgaggaggtgcatttggttgttcttgttctggattagaagaatctggtttttgaaacaaaaagtgaaaaaacctaatcaaaattaatgaaattaaattcaaaatgtaaaacaaattgaacaaacgggaaagaaagacaaaaaaaacaaaaactaaccttgatcgatagcttggaggacaaatctagcaccctgtccacggtttaggagaggaaatggaaaaaaaCGAAGTAAAAAACATGCTATTCACAGGTAAATGAgactcaatttttttaaaaaaactttttttaccaggcaccgcgtacgcggttatatttggattattagcgtgtacgtgctcattttcctatgagcagtgtgtacgcgctcattttcctaggcatagcgcgtacacactcattttcctaaaagtagcaCGTACActctcattttcctaaaagcagggCATACGCACTAttttctctaggctcgggaagaacaaacctaagcacatatgcaggaatttcaaattttaaaaccgcgtatgcgctacttgtttttccatgttttttttgggtggtgtccacttttctgactaccatctttgtgcacatacccctaaATGGATTCCTGGATATGTCATTGTTATCTATGCTCTCTGCTTTCAATTGATTGGATACTTAGATGTCCAGAATGTGAGCATTGCAAGTACACACAAAGACCATCGGTTGGCTAAATGGCTTTCTCACCAAGTGTAAGTGGATTCTGCCAGGCTCGTCCTCTTTGTATTTCTAGGGTATTTGGACCAATATAGTGGCTTGGTATACTAGTTTGTCCATTCATATCGCCATTCAGTTGTGTGTTCCCTTATAGTCTCGTGTTAGTGAAAAGAAATAAAGTAGTTAAGGGCCTAACTGGTATTTGGGTAGTTGTATCAACTTTTGTTATGTTagaatcaattttaattttttttggtgtttATAGTCTCGTGTTAGTGAGAGTCCTCTGAATAATAATGAGGCCATCTCCAACAACACCTACATATCTGAGAAGCTTAAATCCGAAACTTTATTTTACTAACAATTAGAACATTAACTCACTAACAATTATAGTTGTAACTTTATATTGAGGTTATTTTTATTGTTAGAGGGGTATTGTTATTTTAAATGCTTGGTCAATTTTTAGTAGAAAGTTCTAAAAAGGTTAAATCTTGGTTTATCTTATTCTACAAAGTATGGTGTTGTGACCCATCCCAACTAGGTAAAAAAGAATCCAATGACTAGAGGTATCAATGTTGAGGGTTGGCTAATAGTAACTTCCTAAAGAAAAACCTACACCAAACACAATATAAACCAACACCCCACCAAGCCTCAATCTCTAGCTTGATTTGATATGAACCGTCATAACTGCACACACATTTTTTTAACACATATATAACCCTCAAACATTAAGAAAATTTAAGTAGGTAGGCTACACAACCCTTATAAGCACAAGAGTTTTAGCTTTTATGACACTAAAAATAAATATTAGtgacaataaaaataaatattataatatattattaattaattaattataataaaatttgtTTATGAAGTTAAATTCTTAGAGCACAGATGTATACGAGTAAAAGGTTCGAGGATTTTTAATAGCAAACCTAAAGCTTATCTACTGTTACAAAAGGGATGAATTTATTGTGAGCAGATTTACGGTTTTCGTCTCTGGTACAATGAAAACCAGAGGTGACTACTCTCCAGAAAATTGTATGTTTGATCACTTACAGATATGATTAGACGCTTCTTCGTCTCTTCTTTATCAAGGGCACCAAAAAAATTCGCAAAACCATTGACAGTATTGAAAAAACATATACAGCATTTGCAGAGAGTCAAACAAAATTTAAACACAGTAATAAGGATTGGAAAAACAGAGAATGCAAAAGAAAAACGAATGGGTTTTTTAGAAAACTTAGTGAAAACTTGCGCAAATTGTGTGAAGACGAGCAGTTGAAAGAAGCCTTAGATGTGGTTTTGAAAATGGATAATTTTGAAACGAGGCTTGATAAACACGCGTATGTTTTGTTGTTAAAAAGTCTGTGGTAATTTGAGAGCATTGGCAGAGGGAAAAATTGTGCACACCCACATGATTTTAAGTGGAATTGAGGAGGAATCTTTTGGGTGTAATAAGCTTGATATAATGTATGTGAAATGCTGGAGTTTGGATTTTGCAcgtcaagtgtttgacaaaatgcctaaacGGGATGTGGTTTCCGAGACTGCCTTGATTGCAGGATACGCGCAGAGTGGAAGAATTAAGGATGCACGCCAAGTGTTTGACGAAATGCTTGAGCGAAATCTAATTTCGTGGAATGCGATGATTGCGGGGTATGGGTGGGCTGGTTATGGTGTGGAGGCTATTAAACTTTTTAATCATATGGGAGTTGGGGACGTGAAGGCGAATCACTTTACGCTTTCGAATGTTATCAGCATTTGCGGAGGGTTAAAAGCTTTGGAGCATGGCTTGCAGGTTGGAGGAAAGTTTTAGAAAACAATTTTTGTTTACAAGTGTGAAATAGTTGGTGAATTAATTTGGAAAACATAAATATAAGCATTTTAGGTTGTTTCTTGACGAAAACCATTAATTTTACTGCTAATACCTTATGAATTTTGGAAAATTAATGtacattttatttttgatatttggAGAACTTATAAGCGCTATGTACATTTTATAttttggaggacttatgaatgtaCATTTTATGCCTGGAGATTTTGTCAATGCAATGTTCATTTTATATTAAATAGTTTGGAACAATTGTTAATTGATGGAACTAAGTTTTTAAAACTATGTGCAAAATTGGACATTTGACGAAGAGTAGACCATTAAATGTTTCCTATTGCAGGTTCATGGTCAAATCATCAAGATGGGATTTGAGTCAGGTGTTGCTGTAGggaatgctcttattgatatgTATGCTAAATGTGGGAATGTGGATGCGGCATGCTCTGTATTGGGTAATATGCATGACCAAGATGTTGTTTCGTGGACGGCTATGATTGCGGCATATGCACAAAATGataagatagatgattgatagaatGTTTGAGAAAAATGTGGTTtcgtggaatgcaatgattgcagttTATATTCAGAATGGTTTTGATGAGGAAGCCCTGTCGCTTTTTGAGGAAATGCAGAGGAATGGGAAGAAACCAAATCAGTCCACCTGTGTGAGTATGCTGAAGGCGTGTGCAAGTTTAATTGATCTAAGAAAAGGAAATCAGGTCCATGGATACATCATCAAAATGGGATATGATTCGGATGTCCATGTGGGGAGTACTCTTACTGACTTGTATGCCAAAGGCAAAACTTTGAACGATGCGTGCAAAGTGTTTGACACAATGCCCGCTCGAAATACGGTCACATGGTCTGTTATGGTTACTGGGTATTTGCAGCatagaaatattgatgatgcagaACACCTATTTCATAAAATGCCTGAACGAAATGTAGTTTCCTGGAATGCAATGATTGCGGGAAGTGCTCAGAATGGGTTAGTTGATGTTACATTGAAACATTTTATACAAATGCAATGTGAAGGCATAGAGCCAGATGAGTCCACCTTTTCAAGTGTCATCAGTGTATGTGCCAATTCGTATGCATTAGATCAAGGCAACCGGTTCATGCCCTCATCATCAATAAGAAATTTGATTCATATCTCTCTGTTGGGAATTCTCTTATTACAATGTatgcaaaaaatggaaaaatagATGATGCATGCACAGTATTTAACAGAATGTCAAAACAAGATgtggtctcatggactgcaatgattacAGGATATGCCGAAAATGGGAGAACTGAAGAGGCGCAACTACTCTTTGACAGAATGCCTATACGTAATGTGGTCACAGGGAATGCCATGATTACAGCTTATCTCCATAATGGGAGGATGGGAGATCCAATCCAAGTTTTTAGTAATATACCCAACCGAAATTTGATTACATGGAATGCCATGACTGCTGTATATGCATGTGAAGAGGCTCTGGGGATCTTCTTTCAAGTTTTTACTTGAGAAATAGGGAAACTTTTAAACATTGGTAATGGAAAGAATAATTTCACTCTCATATATATTACGTCAATCGCCACATGGAGCAAAAATGTAACGTCTCCAACTATAGACACAGGCCGACCGTTTTCTTATGCATAGTTAGAAGCtattattttaatcaattaaaCTTAAATATTAAGTTTGtaataatttttatataatatatttaaatatttttctagGGGTAGTTGTACATTCGCATTTATcgtttttttggtttatttttgttgatttttctgcAGTTCAATTTTAGGGTTACACAGATTGCCTCATTTCAAAGATGtcattttatttcaaataaaaaaatttaagtggAAAGCTTACTTCCATAAATCTTATATAAAATGTAagattgtttttatttattttttctaaaaattatttaacgttctttaattataatattatatttgaatCTTTCAAGGGGTTGACTCTTGACCTTCTTTCgaccaattaaaaaaatattatacttgaatcatttttaatcttttatttttttatgattgaaaattaaaaaaatagtccAAATTAGTTGAGATTcactatttatattattttattttacattAAATTAGATTAATTACATATAGACATATTTACATTTTATTgtatttctattatttttttcaattttttttttttttaaaataaatattttctctacatttaaataatgaaatggaaaattaaattatttaaatgtttttattttttattttaaattatacatACATCTAAGACTTATAATTTTGATCTCATGGGCATATCTTTTTTATATGGCACATGTTTATCTCATTATGTCTAGAGGCATAATTATAGTGGCAAAACGAGTGAGATGTGAGCATGTTAACAAGAACTATTTAAAAAATTATAGATTTgacatataatttaattaaaattaaaatcataaaatagctatgaaatgaataaaattaaataaaatggtTTTTTAATATAAACATATTTTAAAAGGATTAGGTAACTAGGCTTCGTAttctaaaaaaaaatgtttgtataGGGTTTTGGGTCCTTTCAAAATCCATTTTATGGCTAATAAAAAACATAAACATCTCatgtaaaattaaaatataactgaaaaatttaaataaatattaaaaatggtATTCATATAATGGGAAATCATAGGTTAATCCATctagaaaaaaagaaaataaaatagaatgtACTAGAATGAAAGAAAgatggattaaaattaattttgatggtgccccAAAGTACAATCTAGAGCTATTAGGGGTAGGGGTTGTGACTTATGATTGAAAGGTAAAACTAACAATAAAGTGGAGGCTCAAGTGACCTACTTAGCAGTTACTCTAGTCAATAAGATTTCTATTTCGCACATCCACCTAAAGGGAGACTTGCAAATAATCATAAACGCTATTATAAAAAGGAAATATTAGATATGGGGAGTAAATAAAtggattaatttaatcaaattaaagctAGAAAAGTTTAACTTTTTTGAAATTACGAACACATTGCATGGTGACAATGAGGTGACAGATATAATCTCCAAGTGAGTGCAGGTGACATTGAAGGATGATAATTATGATTTGGTATGGGAAGATTATCGACGGGTGATGGTGGAGGAATAATTATTAAAACTTGTATTCGCTAGCTCTATTTTGTCTAGGTCATTTATGAAAATGGGATTAACGATCAATTTGAAGCATACTAGGAGTATGCTATTGTAATGCAtgcaaaaataccctagagaaattaaaactactaacacaataatggagattaattttttttattaacatctattaacaactaatgtgTCATGtaacatctccatctaactacattcattaaccaataaccattatgaaaacacatcattacattaattacgtaagcggaaataacataacatcaataATCTCTCTCTAAggtacttcaacgtcattacttattttaccaccataatgacatcctactcacatgataaacatattccatcttaATTTAATGCATCGTATTCATTTCCtcaccatgagatatgcaacctaccaaATTAATtatccatcatgatatgcatgCCATTCTACCATTTTACTACATATTACATTCCTTAGAAATGTAAGACAACCCCATATTCAtaaattcattttatgcaccaaaactaaatgtgttttaacccatcattTCCTTTCTACATGCTCTTATCATTTTCCATAATAGTGCAATCCTAATGCATGGGTATAATCCATCCTTactaatccatttaaacatacttcaatcATATCTAATACTAAaatgatctcattccatctattatgattatctactcataatgtataaatcataattcattcttcaatccacatgATAAACTAAATTCCCTTATTTCTTTACGTAATCACAAGTAAGCAAAACATCACACTATTCCTTCAATCATAAAGTTCATTTAATAATTTACAAACATATAACTATATAAATCCATTACTTCTAATATAAGTACATGAcatacatcatatacaagtcaCTTACTAACTATCTAGCATGATTTACCAAatagcaacatgatctattcacatTTATAATTCCTTCATTACATCATAGCTTACACATAGCACCAAAAGCAAATCCATGAATCCATTAGCAACAGTTTCCTTTTTCTAATCCAACTACACATACAACAActttcctaacatgatcatttcatttgataataaaccctaatgcataacacaagaatcctaatattttcctttcATAAATTCTTTCATTCTCTGCATACTTTTATTAATTTCCAAGTGTACACATTGAGACATcattatctaaaccttatccatattatctaacatcctcaatattgacaTTTAAGATTATTCCTTTTCTTAGGGTTCTTTCACATATTATATCAGAATCTAAAGAATAACCATAAAATTCCTTtctaaccaatacaaaaagatcatATTACaaatcacatctatttcaattgTAACACCATTGCCAAATTTAGGTACATGAAatcattcccttcatttaacaagaacatcTCATTTCCACATTTACAAAATATCCTAACTACCATTCATGAATTACTTGcaaatacatttacataacaatacttCAAGAACGTAGCTCTTCTTTTACATGATTACATCcaccacatacaagatactacatacatgcatttcatcattttcattacataaatctgctacaaggtacatctatattccatcaagaaggataatccACACCCACGcacgaagaatccaagagaacatcccaatggctaaaagcaccaaccacccaaccatgtggaaccaaaagaacCACACCCCGTTCTAGGAGATaatacaaggtcccaacacacactctaaacctaagctgacacctataaccaaagagactaaccacacatggACTCGCACACATGGCCAATCACATCATACAAGACTAAACTTCTAGAGGCGCATGAATCAACAAGGAATAAATGAAAACtcaaaaaaggtaataataaaccacaagggaacacatgtaggagtggagtttcATCGCATGCCGCCCTCTAACATAACAAAtgtaattgtagacgtataaaaatgaccatattcctaaatgaatattttatgttcatttctctatttaattaaatttcccacattcttctgtttaaattaagtaaattactcaatttatttaaattaaattcactagacttctttttaccatttaatgaataaatcatttttattcaattaaatcccttctatccacttttaattaaattcaaatttaattaaataagttatcctaaattgaataaatttaatttatttaatttccccaaattgcaaccaaattgagttaaattaactttatttcaattaaatcctattatccctccatccacttgcattttcctacatctcccacttgcattctaaaacctattcctaaatttcttctagacccttctaatcacttctaaattaacctaacccatcttctaaactttgtcacatccctaaacaaagggaagtcacttctcaaacccttaaagtctttgataaacattaaaggcttcaagtcttcaaccacttaattttccaaagtctcccaaaccattaatggttaattcaaccctcttacatggttagagactttttgcctaacttaacgttcatctaacccaagggtctcatcaagcctttaatgctttgaccatgattatttcttaatcatttgcacaagagtttatccttggattaactcttaatccaatgggtaagcctaactgaagcttaacccttatctctagatgaccatgaggtcttctcaggcatttaatgcctccaaccccttctctcaacccaaccctaggttgacatttgtcaccatttcattggtacaaattgcaaacatggattcccaactttcaaacttagctcttgattaactctttcaatcctgaccatccattgccctatttttgctataaatagagctctcatccctccattttaaggatccaagtttgtagtatcatacttatgctcaaatacattcaaagtttcatttcatatatgctcatcatttagcctctctttagaatagaaattaatctaatatgcattttagagtatttctattatcattagcttaaatcattaactaatatagtatgctaggatagtttgtttactaaccttgtcatcttatagttagtttattgcatttatagaatcatgcatagcttaggatgcatctcatattaaatcaataaaaaacatctctcgttcttgcatttgtcatccctaaaccattttgctcagtgatctgagagcaaaaacattggtttgagggaccatgcaagatagagaaccatggaaccatccttgggaaactgagttatgcttcataactccatagcttgcaccaagaagtcccgtgggtgcGTGAGCAAGGCTCCCTAAAGCTTCGTTTTTCGCATTtggagttctatcgaccc encodes:
- the LOC131858506 gene encoding pentatricopeptide repeat-containing protein At1g09410, mitochondrial-like, which encodes MFEKNVVSWNAMIAVYIQNGFDEEALSLFEEMQRNGKKPNQSTCVSMLKACASLIDLRKGNQVHGYIIKMGYDSDVHVGSTLTDLYAKGKTLNDACKVFDTMPARNTVTWSVMVTGYLQHRNIDDAEHLFHKMPERNVVSWNAMIAGSAQNGLVDVTLKHFIQMQCEGIEPDESTFSSVISVCANSMSKQDVVSWTAMITGYAENGRTEEAQLLFDRMPIRNVVTGNAMITAYLHNGRMGDPIQVFSNIPNRNLITWNAMTAVYACEEALGIFFQVFT
- the LOC131856245 gene encoding pentatricopeptide repeat-containing protein At2g13600-like, coding for MILSGIEEESFGCNKLDIMYVKCWSLDFARQVFDKMPKRDVVSETALIAGYAQSGRIKDARQVFDEMLERNLISWNAMIAGYGWAGYGVEAIKLFNHMGVGDVKANHFTLSNVISICGGLKALEHGLQVHGQIIKMGFESGVAVGNALIDMYAKCGNVDAACSVLGNMHDQDVVSWTAMIAAYAQNDKIDD